The following nucleotide sequence is from Rubrobacter radiotolerans DSM 5868.
GGATGCCCGGCGCAGGCGAGCCGCACGACAGCCTCGCCCCGGCCGACAAGCTCCAGCTCCGCGTAGACCGCGGTGAAGAGCCGCTCGCCGGCCGTCTGGCGCAGCACCTCCCGGTTGAGCGCTTCGAGGACGTCCCGGGGATGCTTTATGCGCATCGCCGCCGCCCGGACGGTGTAGCGAACAAAAGAGGTCAGCGAGGCCGCCTCCGGCCCCTTGCCCGTTACGTCCCCGACAACGAGTGCCCAGCCGTCGTCCTCGATGGCGAAGACGTCGTAGAAGTCCCCGCCCACCTCGACCGCCTCCCCGACCGCAACGTAGGCCGCCCCGAGCTCCGCGCCGGGGATTCGGGGCAGGCTCGGCGGCAGGAGCGCCCTCTGAAGCACCTCCGAGACCTCCTTGCAGGACTGAAGCAGCTCCTCGCGTTCCTCCTCGATCCTGCGCGCCGCCGTCGCGTCCCAGGCGATAACCGCGATCCCTTCCGGGACCGGGTAGGCCCTCAGGTTGTACCAGGCGTCGGTGTTGAGGCCGAACTCCCGCGGCCGAAGCATCATCTCCGCCGCGCGGCCCGTCTCCCGAGCCTGGAGGAGCTTCAGGTTCAGCTCCGAGCCGACCGCCGCCGGGAACCGCTCCCAGACCTTCTCGCCGATCAGGTCCTCCCCCCCGAGCACCTCGCAGGCGGCAGGGTTCAGGTAGGAGAAGCGCCAGCTCGCGTCCAGCAGCGCAAACGGGTCGGAGAGGTTGTCGAGGACCCCTGAAAGCCGGATGGCCGCCTCGGGCCTGTTGCTTTCCCCGGGACCGGAGGACACGCCGCCCTGCTAGGCCACGCCGCGCCGGACGGCGGTGCTCACGTCCGGGAAGAGGTCGAAAACACAGAGAAGCCCCGTCACCCCGAGCGTCCTCACAACCGGCGAACCCTTGGTGACGAGGCGGATCTCACCCCCCGACTGCCGGAAGCCCCGCGTTGCGCCCGCGAGGGCGCTCAGGCCGCAGGAGTCCATAAAGTCCACCCCGCTCAGGTCCACGACCACGACGGGCGTCCGGTCGCGCCCGACCTCGCCCGCCTCCGAGACGATCCGCTCCAGCGCCCCCCGGAACTTTTCGGCGCTCAGGATGTCGAGCTCCCCCGAGACCTTGACGACAGGAACCCCGTCCGTATGGTGAACGAGGACCACGAAGGGCACCCCCTTTTCACCCACCCAAAGCTCCCTTCGGCCATCTCCGCTAGACCTCTCGAACCTTACTCCCGGCCCGTATCCCGGTCAAGAAGCCGGATCACGGCCCGGTGCCGCCCCGCCCCTCATCCCCACTCAGGACCTCGACGAGCACGTCCCCCCCGGAGACGAGGTCGCCTTTCCCGTAGGGCAGCGAGACGACCGTCCCGTCGTGCGGCGCCGTGACGGGCTGCTCCATCTTCATCGCCTCCAGCACGAGCAGAAGCTGCCCCTCGCGCACCTGCTCGCCCTCCTCGACGTTCACGCTCACGACCGTGCCGGGCATCGGCGCGACGAGCCCCTCCGCGCCGGCCTCCGAGCCACCGCCCGCCGGGACCGGCGGCGGTACGCGCCGGACCTCGAACTCCTCCCCTTCCAGCGAGACCGTGACGCTCCTCTCGCCCACCCCGACCCGCGCCGGGAGCCCGTCCACCGTCAGGTACGCCCGCTCACCGAGGCGCGAGAGAAGCCTGACGGCGTAGCTCTCGCCGCGGACGCTCGCCTCGAAACCCTCCGCGCCCCGATGCACCTCGACCCGTCGCTCCCCGCCGTCCGCGAGGTAGCGGAGGCTCGCAAGCCCGAGCGTGCGCCACGGACCGGCCTCGAACGGGTCCCGGGCCGGGCGCGGGGCGGCGACCTCCGCAACGGCCGCAAGCGCGAACGCCTCGTCGGGCGGCTCCGAGAAGCCGGCGTCGCCGAGAAGCCCCTCGCGCTGGAGAAAGTCCGTGCGCGTCTCCCCGCGCGCGAAAGCCGGACGCGAGGCGATGCTCCGGAGAAGCGGGAGGTTCGTCGGGCTCCCGAGCACGACGTACTCCGAGAGGGCCTCCCTAAGACGCTCGACGGCCCGCTCGCGGTCGGGGGCGTGGACGATGAGCTTGGAGATCATGGCATCGTAGAAGAGCGGGACCTCGTCGCCCGTCTCGACCCCGGAGTCGTTGCGGATGCCCGTACCCTCCGGCGGGTCGAAGGCGAGGAGCCTGCCCCCCGCCGGGAACCCGCCTTCGTCCTCGGCGTAGACGCGGGCCTCGATCGCCGCCCCCCCGATGTGCACCTCCTCCTGCCGGACCGGCAGCCTCTCCCCGGCGGCCACCGCGAGCTGGAGCCTTACGAGGTCGAGTCCCGTCACCGCCTCGGTTACCGGGTGCTCGACCTGAAGGCGCGTGTTCATCTCAAGAAAGTAGAACTCACCGTTTTCGGAGAGAAGGAACTCGACGGTCCCGGCGTTCGTGTAGGCCGCTTCACGCGCGAGTCGCACGGCCGAGGCGCAGATCCTCTCGCGCAGCTCCGGTGAGAGCGCGGGCGAGGGAGCCTCCTCTATAACCTTCTGGTGGCGACGCTGGATCGAGCACTCCCGCTCGTAGAGGTGGAGGACACCTCCGTGCTCGTCGCCTATCACCTGCACCTCGACGTGCCTCGGACGCTCGACGAGCTTCTCGAGAAAGACCGTCCCGTCCGAGAACGCCGCCTCGGCCTCGCGCCGCGCCGCCCGGACGGCCTCAGGAAGCTCCCCGGCCTCCCGCACGACGCGCATCCCGCGCCCTCCGCCCCCCGCGCTCGCCTTGACGAGCACCGGGTAGCCGATCCGCTGCGCCTCCTCCGCGAACTTCCTTTCCGAAGCGTCGCTCCCGGCGTACCCCGGGACCGTCGGGACCCCGGCCCGCTCGGCGAGTCGCTTCGCCTCGACCTTCAGCCCGAGCGCCTCCATAGCCTCCGCAGACGGCCCGACCCAGACCGCTCCGGCCTCCCGGACCGCCCGCGCGAACGCCGGGCTCTCGGAGAGAAATCCGTAGCCCGGATGCACCGCGTCCGCCCCGGAGTCCCCGATCGCAGCGACGATGTTCCTGACGTTCAGGTAGCTATCCGAGGCCGCAGAACCGCCGATGGCATACGCCTCGTCGGCCTCCCGGACGTGGCGGGCCGCAACGTCCGCCTCCGAGAAGACCGCGACGGAGACGATCCCGAGCTCCCGGCAGGCGCGGAAGATCCTCACCGCTATCTCTCCCCGGTTAGCGACCAGCAGCTTGCGTATCTCCCGCGGCATGCTTCCCTCCCGTCTCTTTTCGGAACCTTTCCTAGACCTCGACCGTCAGCGTGTCGTAGGCGTAAGTTACCCGGAGCCCGCGCCCCTCCCGGACCTTCTCTGCAACCCGGAGCAGGTCGTCGTGGGTTTTTCCGTCGGGCTCCTCGATGTGCGTGAGAACCGTCCGCTCTGCCCCGAGCCGCTCCACCACCCCGAGCGTCCACTCCGAGGTCGCCTCGCTCCGGAGCACGGGATGCCCTTTCGGGATGCGCCGTTCGCCGCTCAGCGGGTCGTGCTCGTCGAGGCCCTTCGGCAGAACCGCTAGGTCCACCCCGCGCACCCACTCCGGCGGCTCCCAGCCCCGCAGCTCGTCCGGGACGAGGAGCAGCCTTCTGTCCCCCTCCTCGAAGAGAAAGCCGTAGACAAAGCTCTCGGCGAGCGGGAAGGGCGTTACGCGCACGCCGTTCAGGGTGAGGGCTTCGCCCTCGCCTACCTCGTGGACGTTCACCACGCCGATCCCCTCCAGGTAGTCGAGGTGCTCGCCGCCCCCGAGCCGCTTTCGGAAGTCCCGCGCGACCCGGCCCGGCAGGTACACGTCCGTCGGGCGGTTCTCAGGAGGCCACGACCAGAGGTCCCAGCCGAGCGCCTCGAAGACGCGCCGCCCCATCACGTGATCCGGGTGCCAGTGCGAGTACAAACACGCCCGGACGGCCCGGACCCCCGAGCGGTCGAGCAGGGAGCCGACCTCCTCGGGAGTATCCACCAGCGCGTCCGGCCCGTGAACAAAGACGCTCGGGCCGCCGCGGCTGTACGGGACGCCCCGCTTTCGCGCCTCGGAGCAGACGCGACAGGCGCACAGCGGCCTCGGGGTGGCGAACGCCCCGCCCGTCCCGAGGAACTCGACGATCACGGTCCGGCCCCGATCACATCCGGAACACCCCGAAGCGCGTCTCTTCGAGCGGCGCGTTCGCCGCCGCCGAGAGCCCGAGCGCGAGCGTCATGCGCGTGTCGGCCGGGTCTATTACCCCGTCGTCCCAGAGCCGCGCCGTTGAGTGGTAGGGGTTCCCCTCGGCCTCGTACTTCTCAAGTATCGGCCGTCGGAACTCCTCGCGCTCCCTCTCCGTAAGCTCCTTCCCCTCCCGCTTCAGGTTGTCCTCCTGAACGGTAAGAAGGACGTTCGCCGCCTGCGAGCCGCCCATGACGCTGATCCGGGCGTTCGGCCACATCCACAGAAAGCGCGGCCCGTACGCCCGGCCGCACATCCCATAGTTCCCGGCCCCGAAGGAGCCTCCGATGATCACG
It contains:
- a CDS encoding SpoIIE family protein phosphatase, coding for MSSGPGESNRPEAAIRLSGVLDNLSDPFALLDASWRFSYLNPAACEVLGGEDLIGEKVWERFPAAVGSELNLKLLQARETGRAAEMMLRPREFGLNTDAWYNLRAYPVPEGIAVIAWDATAARRIEEEREELLQSCKEVSEVLQRALLPPSLPRIPGAELGAAYVAVGEAVEVGGDFYDVFAIEDDGWALVVGDVTGKGPEAASLTSFVRYTVRAAAMRIKHPRDVLEALNREVLRQTAGERLFTAVYAELELVGRGEAVVRLACAGHPSPLVARTTGEVEWLPETGMILGETERPGFSTHEFVLGAGDSMVFYTDGVTEARNAAGEFFGEERLLTLVGRLAGASAGEIASAIEERALGFQDGRARDDIAVLVLKLQG
- a CDS encoding STAS domain-containing protein, which encodes MGEKGVPFVVLVHHTDGVPVVKVSGELDILSAEKFRGALERIVSEAGEVGRDRTPVVVVDLSGVDFMDSCGLSALAGATRGFRQSGGEIRLVTKGSPVVRTLGVTGLLCVFDLFPDVSTAVRRGVA
- a CDS encoding biotin carboxylase N-terminal domain-containing protein, with protein sequence MPREIRKLLVANRGEIAVRIFRACRELGIVSVAVFSEADVAARHVREADEAYAIGGSAASDSYLNVRNIVAAIGDSGADAVHPGYGFLSESPAFARAVREAGAVWVGPSAEAMEALGLKVEAKRLAERAGVPTVPGYAGSDASERKFAEEAQRIGYPVLVKASAGGGGRGMRVVREAGELPEAVRAARREAEAAFSDGTVFLEKLVERPRHVEVQVIGDEHGGVLHLYERECSIQRRHQKVIEEAPSPALSPELRERICASAVRLAREAAYTNAGTVEFLLSENGEFYFLEMNTRLQVEHPVTEAVTGLDLVRLQLAVAAGERLPVRQEEVHIGGAAIEARVYAEDEGGFPAGGRLLAFDPPEGTGIRNDSGVETGDEVPLFYDAMISKLIVHAPDRERAVERLREALSEYVVLGSPTNLPLLRSIASRPAFARGETRTDFLQREGLLGDAGFSEPPDEAFALAAVAEVAAPRPARDPFEAGPWRTLGLASLRYLADGGERRVEVHRGAEGFEASVRGESYAVRLLSRLGERAYLTVDGLPARVGVGERSVTVSLEGEEFEVRRVPPPVPAGGGSEAGAEGLVAPMPGTVVSVNVEEGEQVREGQLLLVLEAMKMEQPVTAPHDGTVVSLPYGKGDLVSGGDVLVEVLSGDEGRGGTGP
- a CDS encoding MBL fold metallo-hydrolase → MIVEFLGTGGAFATPRPLCACRVCSEARKRGVPYSRGGPSVFVHGPDALVDTPEEVGSLLDRSGVRAVRACLYSHWHPDHVMGRRVFEALGWDLWSWPPENRPTDVYLPGRVARDFRKRLGGGEHLDYLEGIGVVNVHEVGEGEALTLNGVRVTPFPLAESFVYGFLFEEGDRRLLLVPDELRGWEPPEWVRGVDLAVLPKGLDEHDPLSGERRIPKGHPVLRSEATSEWTLGVVERLGAERTVLTHIEEPDGKTHDDLLRVAEKVREGRGLRVTYAYDTLTVEV